The genomic DNA TCACGGTCAAACTTCTTGTTCACTTGTATGTCCTGACCGCTCAATTGAATCACATCATCACCTAGGAGGAAAGACATGGTCAGTTGTCCATTGtttgaaacttcaaaataGGTCAATGAATCTTGATGTAATTCATGTTTCTATGAATGATAAAACTGCTAAATGACTAAAGACAATGAGTTCGACCACATCGAAATAtctctctttttgtttttgagtaTTGAAAGTGAGTCAAAACGATCGGAACACTACCGACGAGTTAAAAGACTCCTCATCAAGAGTGTTGCCCAAAGAAAGCCCTCTACctaaaattctttttttgctgGCCGACCGTTTTTGAGACTCAATACATGCAAAACAACAGAGTAACCGAGCCATGTTTATTATCCTTAATGATTAATAACTTTTCACAAGATGTAACGATGCTCAACTAAAAGATGTTAAGTAAGCTTCCAGGTCACCGGCTTCGTCCAAAACGTCTTGAGCTTTCTCCCAAGTTACGCTCTCGGTGCTCTTGGCTACTTCAAGGATTCGAACAATGGAAAGAGCCACTTCCGGTAATTTCCCAGTCTTTCCAGTTTCTGAGGCATATCGAATCATGTCGTAGAGGATGGCATTGGCTTGCGAATAAGAAACTTGAACATTCTTGCCACTTAATTTGTCATTAACGTGCATCAGAATCAAGTTCGTGGCTCGTCCAATTAGTTTTAGATTGGCAGGACTCACATTGGTCATCGTGTTCCCCACGAGACGACCCATCTTGGCCATGACACACGTCGAGTGCGCATTGAGTGCCATTTTCATACCAATATGTTGGCGCACCTCTAGCGGGTCTCTCTGGAAACTGGCACAGACAATGGGGACCTGGGCATTGCTGATGGATGGATCTCGGAGGCGATGATCCTTGGTCTTGGAGGTGGTCACTACCAAGGCTGACTTTCCCCCTGGAATGGAGCCATAGCTTTGCAAAAAGTTCCTGTGATCATCCGTGAGTTCATCTTCCATAAGCAGGCAAACTATTCCCATCCCATTAGGTTGAATGTCGATGCTCAACTTGGAGAAGTCGTAGAGGAGTTCTTGTTCTTTCCCAGCTCTGGTTAAGCTACGTAGGGCTTCGCCCCTGAGAAAAGGATCTTCGATTCGGGTTTCAAAGCCTTCCTTGTAGAAGTCGGATTCCATGCCTTTAAATGGACGGCGAAGGAGCTGGAGCCAAGCCGACTTTTGGTCGTCTTTAGAGCTGACCACGTGGAGCCAGCACAGtttctctttggctttgaccGTGTCCAGAGGAAACGTCCGGAATGTGGGGGATCGCTCCGTGGAATCAGTGAAGACGGTCACCATCCCCGATTCAGCCCAATAGATGGCTTTTCCACTTTGCTTGTAGGCATCTGACTCGAGGTCGGTCAGTTTAGCCAGATCATTGACACTTTTTGCCGTGGCTCTCTGAAGGGCAATAAAACTGAGCAATCGATCGTTCAGCGAGTCTTGCGAAAATCCCAAGTCCTTGACGGCCTTGATCGAGAGACCACCGTCCTCGGTCAGAAATTCGTAAATGGCCTGCTCCATGATGATTCCCAGCAAGAATTGCTCACTTGTAGTGGCTTGCATTCGTGTTGAGCCCGTGATGGCTTGACAACCGGTCCAGAGTGGGATTTTGGTAATGGCAGGATCCTCCAAAACGGCCCGGGAGCGATCTAATCGAGTGAGCACATCCTCCGggttattgaaaatgaagaacagATTCTTCTGAGCAGCCTCCACCTCATTTTCCATGTATTGCTTGCGTGCTGTGAGAATTGTTCCAATCACCGAGGAGGTCTCTCCGCCCTCGGTGACGGCAAACACCACATCTCCTTTTTGAATCCCGTGGTCTTTCAGCTGGAGCTCCCCGACCAATTGAAGGTCTTCTAAGCCTTC from Tigriopus californicus strain San Diego chromosome 1, Tcal_SD_v2.1, whole genome shotgun sequence includes the following:
- the LOC131889608 gene encoding uncharacterized protein LOC131889608 — protein: MAQKDLDILRIIGLEPSEISQDYLNTKQQFQLHDLLTEKRHEKTWNLSGLARTNTASALNAILSVDEDISAKFQMIANNHELSLAVDAMKEALKHNKKIYFYGCGATGRLSKQMESSFWRPFWEKVEQQYPGRFVNMKDMVIGEMTGGDRALISSLEGLEDLQLVGELQLKDHGIQKGDVVFAVTEGGETSSVIGTILTARKQYMENEVEAAQKNLFFIFNNPEDVLTRLDRSRAVLEDPAITKIPLWTGCQAITGSTRMQATTSEQFLLGIIMEQAIYEFLTEDGGLSIKAVKDLGFSQDSLNDRLLSFIALQRATAKSVNDLAKLTDLESDAYKQSGKAIYWAESGMVTVFTDSTERSPTFRTFPLDTVKAKEKLCWLHVVSSKDDQKSAWLQLLRRPFKGMESDFYKEGFETRIEDPFLRGEALRSLTRAGKEQELLYDFSKLSIDIQPNGMGIVCLLMEDELTDDHRNFLQSYGSIPGGKSALVVTTSKTKDHRLRDPSISNAQVPIVCASFQRDPLEVRQHIGMKMALNAHSTCVMAKMGRLVGNTMTNVSPANLKLIGRATNLILMHVNDKLSGKNVQVSYSQANAILYDMIRYASETGKTGKLPEVALSIVRILEVAKSTESVTWEKAQDVLDEAGDLEAYLTSFS